The following are encoded in a window of Roseivirga misakiensis genomic DNA:
- a CDS encoding nuclear transport factor 2 family protein: protein MTYKERTQEIYNLIGQGQLLEAFDKYYASNVVMTEPRGSWEGKDACRAHEVEFLSYVKEFHNLEVKAITSDEENGVVMHETMMDVTFQDGNRVQMEQVGVQKWEGDQIVHERFYYDNAQ, encoded by the coding sequence ATGACATACAAAGAAAGAACACAAGAGATTTACAACTTGATTGGCCAAGGTCAACTATTAGAAGCATTCGATAAATACTACGCAAGCAATGTAGTAATGACAGAACCTAGAGGTTCTTGGGAAGGAAAAGATGCTTGTAGAGCACACGAAGTAGAATTCCTAAGTTATGTCAAGGAATTCCATAACCTAGAAGTAAAGGCGATTACGTCTGATGAGGAAAATGGCGTAGTAATGCACGAAACCATGATGGATGTAACATTCCAAGATGGTAATAGAGTACAAATGGAGCAAGTTGGTGTTCAAAAATGGGAGGGAGACCAAATTGTTCATGAGCGATTCTACTATGACAATGCTCAGTAA
- a CDS encoding peptidoglycan DD-metalloendopeptidase family protein has product MRIEELFKQHDVETHPVVKFNTALPLDLGAQNEALSKVDLNNEASFDQFIFNQIASSGKDVGIGGYGEVRSLYSRSELFEGEEPRTIHLGIDIWSKAGTPVYCPFQGEVHSFANRNVHGDYGPVIILRHKLMDLEFHTLYGHLSKSSIENLSVGQKISTGDQFAFMGTYEENFHWPPHLHFQLIRNMQGYKGDYPGVCKSSGKEDYLTNCPDPSFFIY; this is encoded by the coding sequence ATGAGAATTGAAGAACTATTCAAACAACATGATGTTGAAACACATCCTGTTGTCAAATTCAATACTGCTTTGCCACTCGATTTGGGAGCTCAGAATGAAGCCTTATCTAAAGTAGATTTGAATAATGAAGCGTCTTTTGATCAATTCATTTTCAATCAAATTGCTTCGAGCGGTAAAGATGTCGGAATTGGAGGCTATGGAGAAGTAAGAAGTCTTTATTCGCGGAGTGAATTATTTGAAGGAGAGGAGCCGCGAACAATTCATCTTGGTATTGATATTTGGTCGAAGGCGGGAACACCTGTTTACTGTCCTTTTCAAGGTGAGGTGCACTCATTTGCCAATAGAAATGTACACGGAGATTATGGTCCAGTGATTATACTTCGGCATAAGTTGATGGACTTAGAATTTCATACCCTTTACGGTCATTTAAGTAAATCATCTATTGAAAATCTTAGTGTTGGTCAAAAAATTTCGACTGGTGATCAGTTTGCCTTTATGGGAACTTACGAAGAAAATTTTCATTGGCCACCACACCTTCATTTTCAGCTAATCAGGAATATGCAGGGATATAAAGGAGATTATCCCGGTGTATGTAAGTCAAGCGGGAAGGAAGACTATTTGACCAACTGCCCTGATCCATCTTTCTTCATTTATTAA
- the argE gene encoding acetylornithine deacetylase has translation MNAEEILSKLVSFPVLGGESNLTIIHWIKDYLESHGIAGVLVPNEEGNKASLHCRIGPAVSGGVILSGHTDVVPVEGQDWTTAPFDLIDKADGKLYARGSCDMKGFAACCLAALPDMIKSDLKKPIYFAFSYDEEIGCLAAPELVQAINDYYEEKPQFAIIGEPSMMIPTVGQKGICIFETVVTGSEGHSSRIKQEVSAIHEAMRLVLWLENKMNSLIGAGKTDDRFTPNHTSIHIGKITGGIAPNVIAQECRFNWDVRTIPSETPQEIFEEFEVYCRSREEALRGVFPEFAIKTNNIHPAVPGLNTQADQEIVSLTKQLANETRLDAVSYAAEAGQFAEGGFEAIICGPGDIAQAHRADEFVAKEQLDKCVKFMHNLIDHLS, from the coding sequence ATGAACGCAGAAGAGATCTTATCGAAATTAGTTTCATTTCCAGTTCTGGGCGGTGAAAGTAATTTGACAATTATACATTGGATTAAAGATTATTTAGAATCACACGGAATAGCGGGTGTTTTGGTACCAAATGAAGAAGGCAATAAAGCATCGCTACACTGTCGAATAGGTCCTGCTGTTTCAGGTGGGGTAATACTTTCTGGCCACACAGATGTAGTGCCTGTGGAGGGACAAGATTGGACTACAGCGCCGTTTGACTTGATTGATAAGGCGGATGGTAAACTTTATGCGAGAGGGTCTTGTGACATGAAAGGTTTTGCTGCTTGCTGTCTAGCTGCGTTACCAGACATGATCAAATCAGACCTTAAAAAACCGATTTATTTTGCGTTTTCTTACGATGAAGAGATCGGATGCCTGGCTGCACCAGAATTGGTTCAAGCAATCAACGATTACTACGAAGAAAAACCTCAATTCGCGATAATTGGTGAACCATCTATGATGATTCCAACAGTTGGACAAAAGGGGATATGTATTTTCGAAACAGTTGTTACGGGCTCAGAAGGGCACAGTAGCAGAATAAAACAAGAAGTAAGTGCCATTCATGAAGCCATGCGGTTGGTTTTATGGCTAGAAAATAAAATGAATAGCCTAATTGGAGCTGGTAAAACAGACGACCGTTTTACACCAAACCATACGTCAATTCATATTGGAAAAATAACCGGAGGCATAGCGCCAAATGTAATTGCACAGGAGTGCCGCTTTAATTGGGATGTTAGGACTATTCCTTCAGAAACACCACAAGAGATCTTCGAAGAGTTTGAAGTTTATTGTAGGTCGCGAGAAGAAGCGTTAAGAGGTGTTTTCCCAGAATTCGCTATCAAAACAAATAATATACATCCTGCTGTGCCTGGCCTTAATACACAGGCAGATCAAGAAATTGTCTCTCTAACGAAGCAATTGGCCAATGAAACTAGGTTGGATGCTGTTTCTTATGCCGCAGAAGCAGGTCAATTTGCTGAAGGAGGGTTTGAAGCTATTATTTGTGGCCCTGGTGATATTGCGCAGGCTCATCGTGCAGATGAATTTGTAGCAAAAGAGCAATTAGATAAGTGTGTAAAGTTCATGCATAACTTGATCGATCATCTTTCTTGA